ATGCGCAATTTTCGGTCGTTGATCCGGCTCGGGGGCGATCCATAGTATCTCCAATCACCGTAACCGTTCGGCACCGTCAGCTCCGCCTCCACACCGGCCGGAATGGTCAGGTAAGCCCAAAGTCCCTCGCCGGAAGCGGCGCGTCGCCAGCGCACATCCACCGATCCGAACGGCGTCGGCACGCGGCCTTCCACGTGACGCAGGTCCTGCAGATGCGGCGCGATACTCAGGCGCTCATAACCCGGCGTCAGCGGTTTTACGCCCAGTACGTATTGCGTCAGCAGGGTCGTCGCGCCGGCCGACCAGGCATGCGCCTGACTGATGTAGGACATTTCCGGCCGGCCGTCGGGGCCGATGAATTCCCACAGGGTCGACCCCGGATCGGTCGTCGCCATGTGCCCGAAACACCGCGCCAGCAAGGTAAACGCTTCCGCGTCGTGACCGGCGAAAAACATCGCCTCGGCGGCGAAATAATTGACGAACCCGATCGACCGCCGGTTGTGGATCCCGAGATTGTACTGCGCGCCGTCGTACGCCGGATCGACATTCACCAGGCCGTATGGCGAATTCATGTTGCTTTGCCAGTAGGCCAGAATACGGTCGGTGCGTCCGCCAGCCATTCCGGTGAGAATCGCCAGGGCATTGGCATCCAACGGAACGTGGACCGGATCGGTATCGCTTTCGACGTAAATACCGCGCGCTTCATCCCAGGCCATGGCGTCGACCGCCGCCCGCACCGTTTCGGCCCGGGCGAGAAAGTCGGCCGCCTCATTCGGCCGGCCGCTGAGCTCGGCCATGGCCATCGCGAGCCGAAGCGCTTGATAGAAAAGAATATTGGTAAACGTGACCCGACCGCGCCGCTCGATGGTCCAGCACCAGCCAAGGCCGTTTTGGGCGGTCAGATTGAGCAGATCGCCGTCCGACTGGGTTTCGATGTAAGCCAACGCCCTTTTCACCCGCGGGTAAAGCACTGCCAGCCGCGACGGATCGCCGGTATAGAAATATTCGTCCCACGCGGCCAGCACATAAAACAGCGTGTACTCGATGAACCGATACGCGTTCAAGCCGACCGTTCCCACCGGGCTGCAAGCCGGCACGTTGCCGTCCACGCGTTGATGTTCACCGAGATACGCGAGAGAATCGAACGCCGCCGACCAATCGTCGCGCGTCAGAAACAACACCCGGTCGGCCACGTACAAGTCGGCCATCCAGATCAGCCGGTCGCGGCGTCCGCCGTCAACCAGCGCCCATGGCCCGTCACCGACCGTTCGATTGGAGCGAACCGTCCCCTGATCGGCCGGAATCGTGCAAAGGTCGAGCGTCTGCAAACCGGCGTACCAGATCCGGTTGAGCTTTTCGTCGTCACAGAGAAAATAACCGGCCAACTCCGTTTCGGTCGTTCGGTAGGCATAGTATTTGACGCGGGCATAATCCAAGCGACCGGAACCGGCTTCGATCTGCAGGCGAACGTGCCGGAACGCGCCGACCGGCAGCGGATCGAGGTAATCCGCGTCGCCGTCAAACAAGCGGCGGTGATAACCCGGCAGCCAAACGAAGGGCATGCTCAGAGCAGTCAACAACTCGTACGGCTGCAACGCCGTGTCGGTCAGGTAGCGGACATCCTCGGCGAAGCGGGCGCTCGTTTGCAACCCTGCCGCGTCGCGGACGCCCAACTCCAATCGGCCGGCCACATCGAGGCCGAAATCGAGTTCGAGCCAACCGCCGGCCAGCGGGATTTGCTCTCCGCCTGCCGTCAGCCGCGCTGGGTCCAACTCTTCCGGGTCGCCGTTCACCGGGTGGCGGATCACCCGGGTCGGGTAGACCCATTCATCGCGCGGCGCGAGCAGCCAGGCCGCCGGATCGCCCTCCAGCGGGCCGCACTCGGCCGGCAACACGTCGGCGGAATCGTCGTCGTCATTTTGATCGTCGTCTGCGGGCGTCTCATACCCATGATGATCGCCATCGACGGCGTCGTCGGCCTCGTGGCAGCCGGAAAAAATTCCGGCCGCTCCGAGGGCAATCAATAAACCGATCACCAGCGCAAGGATGAACGGGAAATACAATTTCTTTCGGTGCATGCCGAAAAAAACACCTCGCTTACGTTTTCGCCGACTGCGATTGATCTCATCTGACTTTACCGAAAATGTCTGAAGTTGAAAGGTCGGTTAAGCGAAAAAGGCGGAGGACCGCCTCCGCCTTCTATGGTTCCAGCGAACGATCAGATGCGTTCCAGAATGACCGTTTTGCCCATGCCGCCGCCGACGCACAGCGACGCCAGGCCGACCGTCAGGTCGCGCTTCTGCATTTCGCTCAACAAGCTGACGACCAACCGGATGCCGGTCGCGCCGACCGGGTGCCCCAGGGCGATGCCCGAACCGTTGACGTTGGTGATCGAACGGTCGAGGCCGAGCAGCTTTTCGCAGGCCAGGTACTGCGCGGCGAACGCTTCGTTCACTTCGAGCAACTGGATGTCCTTCAGCGTCATGCCGGCCTTTTTCAGGGCTTTTTGCGTGGCGGGCACCGGGCCGTAACCCATCAGTTCCGGTTCCACGGCGGCCACTGCGTGCGCCACCAGGCGCGCCAACGGTTTGATGCCCAGGGCCTTGGCTTTTTCGGCGCTCATGATCACCGCTGCCGCGCCGCCGTCGTTGAGACCGCTGGCGTTGCCGGCGGTGACGGTACCATCCTTCTTGAAGGCCGGCTTCAGCGAGGCCAGGGTTTCCGCCGTCGTGCCGCGCCGCGGATGTTCGTCGGTATCGAACACGATGGTGCCTTTTTTCGAGGGGATTTCGACCGGCACGATTTCATCTTTGAACCGGCCGGCGTCAATCGCCGCCAAGGCGCGATTCTGACTGGTCAGGGCCAGTTCGTCCTGCTCCTGCCGGCTGATGTTGTGCTTGGCCGCCAGATTCTCGGCGGTGATGCCCATCAGGAAGTGGCCGAACGGATCCGCCAGGCCTTCCATCAGCGAATCGACCGCTTTGCGGTCGTTCATCCGGCAGCCCCAACGCATGTCGTAAAGCACGTACGGGATGCGGCTCATGTTTTCGGAGCCGACGATCAGCACGGCGTCGTGTTCGTCCAGCATGATCTGCTGCGCGCCGAAAACCAGCGCCTGCATGGAACTGGAGCATTGCCGCTGAATCGTGCAGCCCGGCACCTGAAACGGCACGCCCGCTTTGAGGCCGACGCAGCGGCCGAGGTTGATTTCGTCGGTCCGCATCATGCAGTGCCCGGCGATCACATCGCCCAGAATCGCCGGATCGATTCCGGCGCGCGCGATGGCGGCCTTGGCCGCGATGGCGCCCAGGTCGACGGCGCTGACGTCCTTCAAAGATCCGCCAAAGGAACCGATGGCCGTACGCGCGACGCTGACGATCCACACTTCTTTCATGTACCCCTCCCGATAAACAAACGGTTTCTGCAGAATGTATTTTGGTTGCACTATTCAAAAGGTTTCGGAGTTGCAATTTTGGCCGGGTGCGAGCGGAAAATCAAGGATGAAAAAAGGCGGCTGCAAAAGCGGCAAAAACGGATACCAATGCACGTCGGCTCAACCCGGCCCGATCTTTCCGTGGCGGATCATCGTTTCGTTCAATAGTGGTGGCGCAGGACGATAATTTCGCCGACGTGCGGCAGTTTGTCGGCGGTCATTTCCAGTTCGTCGGCGGCCAATTGCTTGACGTTGCTTTTGCCGGCGAGGAAATCGGCGACCGGTGAAATCGGGAATTTGCACTTGTCGGTTTTAAAATGCATCGGAATGAAAATGCGTGGATTGATCCGGCTCACCACCTCGGCGGCCGTTCGCGCATCGATCGTATAAAACCCGCCGATCGGCCCCATCAGCACATCGACTTTGCCGATTTCCTTGAGTTGGGCGTCACTGAGTTTGTGGCCCAGATCACCGAGGTGGCAGAGAATCATCCCATCGGTTTTGATGATGAATATAAGGTTACGGCCGCGTTTCGCCCCTTGCACCTCGTCGTGGAACGTTTCCAACGCGCGAAAAACGATGCCGTTTACATCCGCGTTTTGGCGGACCTCGATGAACGGTTTTTTGAAGCCGGCGGTGTAGTTGTGATCGGCATGGTCATGGCTGATGACAACGATATCCGGCTTCACGTCGATCGGCCGATAGGCGATGCCGCCGCCGAACGCCCCGGGTTCGTAAGGGTCCAATACGATGACCGTTCCGTTGGCCGTCGTGATCGTGAAGCTGGAATGACCGTTCCACCGAATTTTCATGACATCCTCCTCATTACAGCCCCCAACCGCCCCGCACCAGCCACACCCCGGCGGTCAGGCCGAAGCTCGGCCGTTCGATAATCACCGTGGCGCGACAGATTCGTTGCGGGCTTTGGCAGTCGTGGCAGCAGCCGTCTTCGGCGCAAGGCGTTTTCATCTGCAATTGACGGGCGCGCTGCGGCGCGGCGATCCGCTTGATCCGCAGCCAGGCCGCGTCCAGGCCATCCATGATTTTGTTTTCGCCAAGGACGAACAAAACCTGCCGCGGGCCGAAAACGCTGGCCGCCAGGCGGTTGCCGGCGCCGTCGGTCAATAAAAGCTGGCCACCGATCGTGGCGGCGTTGGCGCTGGTGACGAACAATTCCGCGCGACCCTGGTCGAGCCGGGCCTCCCAGTCGCGTGGTTTGTCGCCGGCCGCCGCCCAATGGTCGATGAATTGCGCCGGCGATTCCCGCGCCACGGCGTCCAGCCCCAGCTCGCGCAGCGTGGCACTGCCGCCGAAACCGACCGACCGGACGGTCGCCAGCCGCCGGCGAAAAGCCTCGCGGACCTGTTCGGGATCGGCGAACACCTCGACCGCAAAGCCGTTCTTGGCGAAAAATTGCGCGGCGATAGCCAGACGATCCGGTTCCATTTTGACCTCGCAAAGTATCAATATTTTGTAACCATCTCCGCGGACGGTGGCAAGCGAATTTCGGCTTGTCCCGGCGAATCGTTCGTGTTAGAGAAAAGGCCCATGGAAAACCAGAAAAACACAACGACACGGAAATGGTTCAGCGTCTTGGCGCTGGTGGCGCTGCTCGG
This DNA window, taken from Myxococcales bacterium, encodes the following:
- a CDS encoding MBL fold metallo-hydrolase, whose product is MKIRWNGHSSFTITTANGTVIVLDPYEPGAFGGGIAYRPIDVKPDIVVISHDHADHNYTAGFKKPFIEVRQNADVNGIVFRALETFHDEVQGAKRGRNLIFIIKTDGMILCHLGDLGHKLSDAQLKEIGKVDVLMGPIGGFYTIDARTAAEVVSRINPRIFIPMHFKTDKCKFPISPVADFLAGKSNVKQLAADELEMTADKLPHVGEIIVLRHHY
- a CDS encoding acetyl-CoA C-acetyltransferase is translated as MKEVWIVSVARTAIGSFGGSLKDVSAVDLGAIAAKAAIARAGIDPAILGDVIAGHCMMRTDEINLGRCVGLKAGVPFQVPGCTIQRQCSSSMQALVFGAQQIMLDEHDAVLIVGSENMSRIPYVLYDMRWGCRMNDRKAVDSLMEGLADPFGHFLMGITAENLAAKHNISRQEQDELALTSQNRALAAIDAGRFKDEIVPVEIPSKKGTIVFDTDEHPRRGTTAETLASLKPAFKKDGTVTAGNASGLNDGGAAAVIMSAEKAKALGIKPLARLVAHAVAAVEPELMGYGPVPATQKALKKAGMTLKDIQLLEVNEAFAAQYLACEKLLGLDRSITNVNGSGIALGHPVGATGIRLVVSLLSEMQKRDLTVGLASLCVGGGMGKTVILERI
- a CDS encoding LUD domain-containing protein, whose product is MEPDRLAIAAQFFAKNGFAVEVFADPEQVREAFRRRLATVRSVGFGGSATLRELGLDAVARESPAQFIDHWAAAGDKPRDWEARLDQGRAELFVTSANAATIGGQLLLTDGAGNRLAASVFGPRQVLFVLGENKIMDGLDAAWLRIKRIAAPQRARQLQMKTPCAEDGCCHDCQSPQRICRATVIIERPSFGLTAGVWLVRGGWGL